Proteins from a genomic interval of Caldicellulosiruptor diazotrophicus:
- a CDS encoding 5'-methylthioadenosine/S-adenosylhomocysteine nucleosidase family protein, giving the protein MIYIVTAFHVEAKPLIEHFDLKKLYEPSKFQIFSGNDILLIESKEGIVKSSIATTFAMTKFGAGSKDIALNIGICGAVENAFSKGDIILCNKIINHHSKKAFYPDILIQHSMKEATLESFMHPVKKESLPVEIEGDIVDMESAGFFEAASIFLPLHNVHCIKIVYDFLDFEKINLVEIQNLIKQSIPHIESLINSLLKLNLEFCSNAPEIDNIPLLVNKLKNSLHLTAYMTNELESLLKDYIIRHKKLPDSIFEFFEVQINSKKEGKNYFDKLRKILLS; this is encoded by the coding sequence ATGATATACATCGTCACTGCATTTCATGTAGAAGCAAAGCCTCTGATAGAACATTTTGACCTGAAAAAATTATATGAACCTTCAAAATTTCAGATTTTTTCCGGCAATGATATTCTTCTTATAGAAAGCAAGGAAGGAATTGTAAAGAGCAGTATTGCAACAACATTTGCCATGACAAAGTTTGGAGCAGGTAGCAAAGATATAGCCCTGAACATTGGGATTTGCGGAGCTGTGGAAAATGCCTTTTCAAAAGGCGATATTATTCTTTGCAACAAAATAATAAATCACCACTCAAAAAAGGCATTCTACCCAGACATTTTAATTCAGCATAGCATGAAAGAGGCAACACTCGAAAGCTTTATGCACCCTGTGAAAAAAGAGAGCTTGCCAGTTGAAATCGAGGGAGATATAGTTGACATGGAGAGTGCAGGATTTTTTGAGGCAGCTTCTATCTTTTTGCCCCTGCACAATGTACACTGCATCAAGATTGTTTATGACTTTTTGGACTTTGAAAAGATAAATCTTGTTGAGATTCAAAATCTGATAAAACAAAGTATTCCTCATATAGAAAGTCTGATAAATTCCCTCTTAAAACTAAATCTTGAATTTTGTAGCAATGCTCCTGAAATTGATAATATACCTCTACTTGTAAATAAACTAAAAAACAGTTTACATCTTACAGCTTACATGACCAATGAGCTTGAAAGTTTGCTAAAAGACTATATAATAAGGCATAAAAAACTTCCTGATTCTATTTTTGAATTTTTTGAAGTTCAAATAAACTCTAAAAAGGAGGGCAAAAACTACTTTGACAAGCTCAGAAAAATCCTTCTTAGCTAA
- a CDS encoding SPL family radical SAM protein: protein MTSSEKSFLAKHFSHVYIEKAVLSHPVTIKILENLQNSQIVKIDNYKEVFCRARQNYSLQEKSKKLILAKKWGEFLYPGPSICHNFGYDNFFYTSNILNCIYSCEYCFLKGMYSSANVVIFVNIEDYFKEIDAVLKNKPLYLSVSYETDLLALEKIVPFSSAWIEYAASKQNLTIEIRTKSTNFQALENLKPQDNVILAWTLSPQEIIEKFEHGTPSLSSRLYAIKKATENGWKVRLCFDPILYIEDWKSIYEKFLKQVFGEINPDKILDISLGLFRIPKDYLKRMKKAFANEITSFPYEESQNIYTYPKELKEEMTNTILLKLREFVLPSKIFVI, encoded by the coding sequence TTGACAAGCTCAGAAAAATCCTTCTTAGCTAAGCATTTTTCTCATGTTTATATTGAAAAAGCTGTTCTTTCTCATCCTGTTACAATAAAGATTTTAGAGAACCTGCAAAACTCTCAAATAGTTAAAATAGATAACTACAAAGAGGTTTTCTGCAGAGCAAGGCAAAATTACTCTCTTCAGGAAAAGAGTAAAAAACTAATACTTGCAAAAAAATGGGGAGAGTTTCTCTATCCCGGTCCCTCAATTTGCCACAACTTTGGATATGACAACTTTTTTTATACAAGCAACATTTTGAACTGTATTTACAGCTGTGAGTATTGCTTTTTAAAAGGAATGTACTCCTCTGCAAATGTAGTAATATTTGTAAACATCGAAGACTACTTTAAAGAGATTGATGCTGTTTTGAAAAATAAGCCGCTGTATCTTTCTGTATCATACGAAACAGACCTTTTAGCACTTGAAAAAATTGTCCCATTTTCTTCTGCTTGGATTGAATATGCAGCTTCAAAGCAAAATTTGACAATTGAAATCAGAACGAAAAGTACCAACTTCCAAGCTTTAGAAAACTTGAAACCTCAAGATAATGTAATTTTAGCATGGACACTGTCTCCTCAAGAAATTATAGAAAAATTTGAACATGGCACACCTTCTTTATCTTCACGACTTTATGCAATTAAAAAAGCTACAGAAAATGGCTGGAAAGTTAGGCTTTGCTTTGACCCAATTTTATATATTGAAGACTGGAAATCAATTTATGAAAAGTTCTTAAAACAAGTTTTCGGAGAGATAAACCCTGATAAGATTTTAGATATTTCACTTGGACTATTTAGAATCCCAAAAGACTATCTTAAGAGAATGAAAAAAGCATTTGCAAACGAAATTACTTCTTTTCCTTATGAAGAATCACAAAATATCTACACTTACCCGAAAGAATTAAAAGAAGAAATGACAAA